GAAACGCCTCTAACGCAGATCGAAGGGGTTTGCGTCGGATCTAAGCTCGCGACCATGGATAAGCCAGAGCCGAGGTGCGGATCATGCCAGACCTAAAGCAGAGTTCTATCAATATCTACAACTGGTTCGAACGAAGGCTCGGATTAGGCGGCCCGATCATCGAAGCCGCCGAGCATGAGGTTCCAGCAAATACCTCGAGCTGGTGGTACGTCTTTGGCAGCGCGGCGACCGTCGTGCTCGTTCTTCAGGTCATGACCGGCATTATGCTGGCGCTCGTATATGCTCCGACCGCTGGGCACGCATGGAGTAGCCTTCAGTTTCTCGATCACAATGTCCGGCTCGGATGGTTCCTGCGCGCTATGCACGGCTGGGGATCGGATTTCATGATCGCTATCGTCCTGATCCATATGGCGCAGGTGTTTCTATTCGGGGCTTATAAGTTTCCCCGAGAACTCACCTGGATCATTGGAGTGTTCCTTCTTCTTTTGACATTGGGGATGGCCTTTACAGGGCAGGTACTGCGCTTCGATCAAGATGCCTATTGGGGACTAGGTATCGGCGCATCGATCGCCAGCCGGGTGCCGTTCGTTGGAGGATGGCTGGTAGACCTCATGCTCGGCGGACCGATCATCGCGGGGCCCACGCTCTCGCGGTTCTTCGCACTCCACGTGTTCGTGATTCCGGGCATCCTGCTCGCATGCGTCGGTCTTCATGTCTGGATGGTGTTGCGGTTAGGAATCAATGACTGGCCGATGCCAGGACGTCTGGTCAAGAAATCCACCTATGAGCGCGAGTATCACGAGCTCACCGAGAAAACAGGCATTCCGTTTGTCCCCGATGCGGCGTGGAAAGACGCGATCTTTGCTGCGGCCATTATGTTGTCGGTCATCGCGTGCGCGTTGTGGTTTGGGCCCTTTGGGCCAACCGGACAGCCGGACCCCACGATCATCGAGACTGCTCCGAAACCTGATTTCGCGTTTCTTTGGATCTACGCCGTGTTGGCGTATCTTCCGCCCAGTCTTGAAACACCGGTACTCTTCATCGCACCTGTTCTCGGTATCGGAGCCATGCTTCTGCTACCGCTAGTCTCGGGTGAAGGAGAGAAGCATTGGTCCCGAAGGCCTGTAGCAGTACTTATGGTTGCGGTAATCGCTGTCACTCTGGGAGCCTTCACGCGTCTCGGCACATACACTCCGTGGAGTCCTGTGATGAATGCCTGGAGCAGCCTCTCTACCCCGGCGGCCTACCTCACGCACCGCACCCCACTCGAACGTGAGGGTGCGGTGGTTCTCCAGAACAAGCAGTGCCGAAATTGCCATTCAATCGGA
This is a stretch of genomic DNA from Granulicella sp. WH15. It encodes these proteins:
- a CDS encoding cytochrome b N-terminal domain-containing protein; this translates as MPDLKQSSINIYNWFERRLGLGGPIIEAAEHEVPANTSSWWYVFGSAATVVLVLQVMTGIMLALVYAPTAGHAWSSLQFLDHNVRLGWFLRAMHGWGSDFMIAIVLIHMAQVFLFGAYKFPRELTWIIGVFLLLLTLGMAFTGQVLRFDQDAYWGLGIGASIASRVPFVGGWLVDLMLGGPIIAGPTLSRFFALHVFVIPGILLACVGLHVWMVLRLGINDWPMPGRLVKKSTYEREYHELTEKTGIPFVPDAAWKDAIFAAAIMLSVIACALWFGPFGPTGQPDPTIIETAPKPDFAFLWIYAVLAYLPPSLETPVLFIAPVLGIGAMLLLPLVSGEGEKHWSRRPVAVLMVAVIAVTLGAFTRLGTYTPWSPVMNAWSSLSTPAAYLTHRTPLEREGAVVLQNKQCRNCHSIGGEGGLRGPALDTIASRMTEDQIIRQVLQGDGNMPAYGNALNPSETTALVRFLMTLRDDNVPPAIDASRRLASSGTAHPNSQSTH